In a single window of the Halobaculum lipolyticum genome:
- the ilvA gene encoding threonine ammonia-lyase has product MTDPVTVTDIRRARERFDPDIVRETPVERSRSLSATSGADVRLKLEHLQRTGSFKTRGASNKLHEVVAAGEGDGGERAERVVAASAGNHAQGVALAASNAGIPATVVMPADAPQAKVDATRGYGAEVILHGQEFQQAVARARDLAAEPGTVFVHAYDDPAIVAGQGTLGLEVAEQVPDLDTVIAPIGGGGLIAGVATALAAVAPEVRVVGVQAEEAATVPDSLAKGEPVAREHTRTIADGIATGGVADLTYDLIERHVDEVVTVSDDEISHALLTLLQRAKQLVEGAGAASVAALLSGELDVSGETVVPLLCGGNIDMSMLDTVLEHALTDRDQLLRLRVRIEDEPGELSTLSTVLAERGANVRHVRHDRAVEDLRVGEAYLVFEVTAAGREHASSLLAAIRERDYEVARIN; this is encoded by the coding sequence ATGACCGACCCCGTCACCGTCACCGACATCCGGCGGGCGCGCGAGCGGTTCGACCCCGACATCGTCCGCGAGACGCCCGTGGAGCGCTCGCGCTCGCTGTCGGCGACGAGCGGCGCCGACGTGCGCCTCAAGCTGGAACACCTCCAGCGCACCGGCTCGTTCAAGACCCGCGGCGCCTCGAACAAACTCCACGAGGTCGTCGCCGCCGGCGAGGGCGACGGGGGCGAACGCGCCGAGCGCGTCGTCGCCGCCAGCGCCGGCAACCACGCGCAGGGCGTCGCGCTCGCGGCCTCCAACGCCGGCATCCCCGCGACGGTCGTGATGCCGGCCGACGCCCCGCAGGCGAAAGTCGACGCGACGCGGGGGTACGGCGCCGAGGTGATCCTCCACGGACAGGAGTTCCAGCAGGCGGTCGCCCGCGCCCGCGACCTCGCGGCCGAGCCGGGGACGGTGTTCGTCCACGCGTACGACGACCCCGCCATCGTCGCCGGGCAGGGCACCCTCGGACTGGAGGTCGCCGAGCAAGTCCCCGACCTCGACACCGTGATCGCCCCGATCGGCGGCGGCGGCCTGATCGCCGGCGTCGCCACCGCACTCGCCGCGGTCGCGCCCGAGGTGCGCGTCGTCGGCGTGCAGGCCGAGGAGGCCGCGACCGTCCCCGACAGCCTCGCGAAGGGAGAGCCGGTCGCCCGCGAGCACACCCGCACCATCGCCGACGGCATCGCCACCGGCGGGGTCGCCGACCTCACCTACGACTTGATCGAGCGCCACGTCGACGAGGTCGTCACCGTCAGCGACGACGAGATCAGCCACGCCCTCCTCACGCTGCTCCAGCGGGCCAAACAGCTCGTCGAGGGCGCCGGCGCCGCCTCCGTCGCCGCGCTCCTCTCGGGCGAGCTGGACGTGAGCGGCGAGACGGTCGTCCCCCTCCTGTGTGGCGGCAACATCGACATGTCGATGCTCGACACCGTGCTCGAACACGCGCTGACCGACCGCGACCAACTGCTCCGCCTGCGCGTCCGCATCGAGGACGAACCGGGCGAACTGTCGACGCTGTCGACCGTCCTCGCCGAGCGCGGCGCCAACGTCCGCCACGTCCGCCACGACCGGGCCGTCGAGGACCTCCGCGTCGGCGAGGCGTACCTCGTGTTCGAGGTGACAGCCGCCGGCCGCGAGCACGCCAGCAGCCTGCTGGCGGCGATCCGCGAGCGCGACTACGAGGTCGCCCGGATCAACTGA
- a CDS encoding DUF460 domain-containing protein, whose product MNARTSALDSVVFGVDIQSGDIRGDAPSYALVVFDGESIERDVVSHRKLRRRIESEEPAVVATDNAYELAADKDELVRFLRSLPHGTALVQVTGDERPEPLSRVASRHGVPYGKKPMKEAEASARLAAANVGYEVTAFTDTTTVKVARGRSTGKGGWSQDRYTRRIHGNVRRRAREVESALEDAGLEYEVDITEKYGGYSNAVFSVHARPQDIPVSANRSGDTRVEIERERRDGIEFEPLVKRRDRVIVGIDPGTTTAAAVVGLDGTVFDVHSTRTADTAGVIEWLVERGRPVIVAADVTPMPETVEKFRRSFDAAGWTPDSDLPVDEKLHRTRDEAYDNDHERDALAAALFAVDDHADQFARIGRQIPAGIDRAEVIARVVGDEQSVEGALSELRDDDGEEEEQRGPEPRELDPEEKRIRELESQVDRLREHVEDLKDDLSAKDDEIEELEAELSQQRHEERLEARRDREVTRIRRENSRLERERDDAEETVEELEDKLARMKTLWKLDHDNFADVSAGRDLVPVKAVEQFTKRAIEHADEQYGLAAGDVVYLRDASGAGRATAERLVDTDPRVVLRSGGLSDAAEEVLFEHEVPVGPAEDVAIQEVDELAVARESDVEDVIADWADRAEEREREQTEAMMDEIISEHRAGEAERT is encoded by the coding sequence GTGAACGCCCGGACGAGCGCGCTCGACTCCGTCGTGTTCGGGGTCGACATCCAGAGCGGCGACATCCGGGGCGACGCGCCCTCCTACGCCCTCGTCGTCTTCGACGGCGAGTCCATCGAGCGGGACGTCGTCTCCCACCGCAAACTCCGCCGACGGATCGAGTCCGAGGAGCCGGCGGTCGTCGCCACCGACAACGCCTACGAACTCGCCGCCGACAAGGACGAACTCGTTCGGTTCCTCCGGTCGCTCCCGCACGGAACCGCGCTCGTGCAGGTGACCGGCGACGAACGCCCCGAACCGCTGTCGCGGGTCGCCTCTCGCCACGGCGTCCCGTACGGCAAGAAGCCGATGAAGGAGGCGGAGGCGAGCGCCCGCCTCGCCGCGGCGAACGTCGGCTACGAGGTGACGGCCTTCACCGACACGACGACCGTGAAGGTGGCCCGGGGCCGCTCGACGGGGAAAGGCGGGTGGAGTCAGGACCGCTACACCCGGCGGATCCACGGCAACGTGCGTCGGCGCGCCCGCGAGGTCGAGTCGGCGCTGGAGGACGCGGGGCTGGAGTACGAGGTCGACATCACCGAGAAGTACGGCGGCTACTCGAACGCCGTGTTCTCCGTCCACGCGCGGCCGCAGGACATCCCCGTCTCCGCGAACCGCTCGGGCGACACCCGCGTCGAGATCGAACGCGAGCGGCGCGACGGCATCGAGTTCGAGCCGCTCGTGAAGCGCCGCGACCGCGTGATCGTCGGCATCGACCCCGGCACCACGACCGCGGCGGCGGTCGTCGGACTCGACGGCACCGTCTTCGACGTCCACTCGACCCGGACGGCCGACACCGCCGGCGTCATCGAGTGGCTCGTCGAGCGCGGGCGCCCCGTCATCGTCGCCGCCGACGTGACGCCGATGCCGGAGACGGTCGAGAAGTTCCGGCGGAGCTTCGACGCCGCCGGCTGGACGCCCGACTCGGACCTCCCGGTCGACGAGAAGCTCCACCGGACGAGGGACGAGGCGTACGACAACGACCACGAGCGCGACGCGCTGGCGGCGGCGCTGTTCGCCGTCGACGACCACGCCGACCAGTTCGCCCGGATCGGCCGACAGATCCCCGCCGGCATCGACCGCGCGGAGGTGATCGCCCGCGTCGTCGGCGACGAGCAGTCCGTCGAGGGGGCGCTGTCGGAGCTGCGCGACGACGACGGCGAGGAGGAGGAACAGCGGGGTCCCGAGCCGCGCGAACTCGACCCCGAGGAGAAGCGCATCCGCGAGTTGGAGTCGCAGGTCGACCGGCTCCGGGAACACGTCGAGGACCTGAAAGACGACCTCTCGGCGAAGGACGACGAGATCGAGGAACTGGAGGCGGAGCTGTCCCAGCAGCGCCACGAGGAGCGCCTCGAAGCGCGTCGGGACCGCGAGGTCACCCGGATCCGGCGGGAGAACAGTCGACTGGAGCGCGAGCGCGACGACGCCGAGGAGACGGTCGAGGAGTTGGAGGACAAACTCGCGCGCATGAAGACGCTGTGGAAGCTCGACCACGACAACTTCGCGGACGTGTCGGCGGGTCGCGACCTCGTCCCGGTGAAGGCGGTCGAGCAGTTCACCAAGCGCGCCATCGAGCACGCCGACGAACAGTACGGACTCGCCGCCGGCGACGTGGTGTACCTCCGGGACGCCTCCGGCGCGGGGCGGGCGACCGCCGAGCGCCTCGTCGACACCGACCCGCGGGTGGTGTTGCGCTCGGGCGGGCTGTCGGACGCGGCCGAGGAGGTGCTGTTCGAACACGAGGTGCCCGTCGGTCCCGCCGAGGACGTGGCGATACAGGAGGTGGACGAACTCGCAGTCGCCCGCGAGAGCGACGTGGAGGACGTGATCGCGGACTGGGCCGACAGGGCCGAGGAGCGCGAGCGCGAGCAGACCGAGGCGATGATGGACGAGATCATCTCCGAGCATCGGGCGGGCGAGGCCGAGCGAACGTAG
- a CDS encoding ATP-dependent DNA helicase: MKPSDVHTLPDGVPEALEAEGIAEFYPPQAAAVEAGVADGESVVASVPTASGKTLIAELAMLSAVQRGGKALYIVPLRALASEKKAEFERWEEFGIDVGVSTGNYQSDGEWLASCDVIVATSEKVDSLVRNNAPWIGDLTCVVSDEVHLVDDSGRGPTLEVTLAKLRKINRDLQVVALSATVGNADEVAEWLDATLVESDWRPIELKMGVHYGDAINFDDGSQREVPVGSGQKPTAALVGDALDEEVDGKRGSSLVFVNSRRNAEAAAGRLGDVTAKRLAPDEQAELERLAAEIRDVSDTDTSDDLADCVRRGAAFHHAGLASEHRSLVEDAFRDRLIKCIAATPTLAAGVNTPARRVIVRDWRRYDGEFGGMRPLDVLEVHQMMGRAGRPGLDPYGEAVLLAKDRDTMEELFERYVWAEPEAVRSKLAAEPALRTHVLATVASGFATTREGLLAFLDRTLYASQTDDDDRLAEVTDRVLDYLAVNDFLERDGDSLQATSIGHTVSRLYLDPMSAAEIVDGLREGVESAADAGSATRRSRPSGDAEVPADADAGFATASDLAAEADGDDATGGDAEDGDAEDGDAADGPTVTPLGLYHLVARTPDMYQLYLKSGDRQTYEEQFYERETEFLGHAPSEFDDVAFEDWLAALKTARLLEDWASELDEDVITERYGVGPGDIRGKVDTAEWLLGAAEQLATELDLDGDVVRDVRAAKKRVEDGVREELLELTGVRGVGRKRARRLFEAGIETRTELRDADKSVVLGALRGREKTAENVLRAAGRQDPSMDGVESDAAASAAATAGSDGEATDDGGQATFGDFS, encoded by the coding sequence ATGAAACCCTCCGACGTCCACACGCTCCCCGACGGCGTCCCCGAGGCGCTGGAGGCGGAGGGGATCGCGGAGTTCTACCCGCCGCAGGCGGCGGCGGTCGAGGCGGGCGTCGCCGACGGCGAGAGCGTCGTCGCCTCGGTCCCCACCGCCTCCGGGAAGACGCTCATCGCGGAACTGGCGATGCTGTCGGCGGTCCAGCGCGGCGGCAAGGCGCTGTACATCGTCCCGCTGCGGGCGCTCGCGAGCGAGAAGAAGGCGGAGTTCGAGCGGTGGGAGGAGTTCGGTATCGACGTCGGCGTCTCCACCGGCAACTACCAGTCCGACGGCGAGTGGCTCGCCTCCTGCGACGTCATCGTCGCGACCTCCGAGAAGGTGGACTCGCTCGTCCGCAACAACGCCCCGTGGATCGGCGATCTGACGTGCGTGGTCTCCGATGAGGTCCACCTCGTCGACGACAGCGGGCGCGGTCCCACGCTGGAGGTGACGCTGGCGAAACTCCGGAAGATCAATCGCGACCTCCAGGTCGTCGCGCTCTCGGCGACGGTCGGCAACGCCGACGAGGTGGCCGAGTGGCTCGACGCCACGCTGGTCGAGTCGGACTGGCGCCCCATCGAGTTGAAGATGGGCGTCCACTACGGCGACGCGATCAACTTCGACGACGGGAGCCAGCGCGAGGTGCCCGTCGGCAGCGGGCAAAAGCCCACCGCCGCGCTCGTCGGCGACGCGCTCGACGAGGAGGTCGACGGCAAACGCGGCTCCTCGCTGGTGTTCGTCAACTCCCGGCGCAACGCCGAGGCCGCCGCCGGCCGCCTCGGCGACGTGACCGCGAAACGGCTCGCCCCGGACGAGCAAGCCGAGTTGGAGCGGTTGGCCGCGGAGATCCGCGACGTCTCCGACACCGACACCTCCGACGACCTCGCCGACTGCGTCCGCCGGGGCGCCGCCTTCCACCACGCCGGGCTGGCGAGCGAACACCGCAGCCTCGTCGAGGACGCGTTCCGCGACCGGCTGATCAAGTGCATCGCCGCGACGCCGACGCTCGCCGCCGGCGTGAACACGCCCGCCCGCCGGGTGATCGTCCGCGACTGGCGCCGCTACGACGGCGAGTTCGGCGGGATGCGGCCGCTGGACGTGCTGGAGGTCCACCAGATGATGGGCCGCGCGGGCCGCCCGGGACTCGACCCGTACGGCGAGGCGGTCCTGCTGGCGAAGGACCGCGACACGATGGAGGAACTGTTCGAGCGGTACGTGTGGGCCGAGCCGGAGGCCGTCCGCTCGAAACTGGCGGCCGAACCCGCGCTCCGGACGCACGTCCTCGCGACGGTCGCCTCCGGGTTCGCGACGACCCGCGAGGGGCTGCTCGCGTTCCTCGACCGCACGCTGTACGCCAGCCAGACCGACGACGACGACCGGCTCGCGGAGGTCACCGACCGCGTGCTCGACTACCTCGCCGTCAACGACTTCCTCGAACGCGACGGCGACTCGCTGCAGGCGACGAGCATCGGTCACACCGTCTCGCGGCTGTACCTCGACCCGATGTCGGCCGCCGAGATCGTCGACGGGCTGCGCGAGGGCGTCGAGTCGGCGGCCGACGCCGGCTCCGCGACCCGCCGGAGCCGCCCGTCGGGCGACGCCGAGGTGCCCGCCGACGCCGACGCGGGGTTCGCGACCGCGAGCGACCTCGCGGCGGAGGCGGACGGCGACGACGCCACGGGCGGGGACGCCGAGGACGGGGACGCCGAGGACGGGGACGCAGCGGACGGCCCGACGGTGACGCCGCTGGGGCTGTACCACCTCGTCGCGCGGACGCCCGACATGTACCAGTTGTACCTGAAGTCGGGCGACCGCCAGACGTACGAGGAGCAGTTCTACGAGCGCGAGACGGAGTTCCTCGGCCACGCGCCCTCGGAGTTCGACGACGTGGCGTTCGAGGACTGGCTGGCGGCGCTCAAGACCGCCCGGCTGTTGGAAGACTGGGCCAGCGAACTGGACGAGGACGTCATCACCGAGCGCTACGGCGTCGGCCCGGGCGACATCCGCGGGAAAGTCGACACCGCCGAGTGGCTGTTGGGCGCCGCCGAGCAGTTGGCGACGGAGTTGGATCTGGACGGCGACGTCGTCCGCGACGTCCGCGCGGCGAAGAAACGCGTCGAGGACGGCGTCCGCGAGGAACTGCTGGAGCTGACGGGCGTGCGCGGCGTCGGCCGCAAGCGCGCCCGCCGGCTGTTCGAGGCGGGCATCGAGACCCGGACCGAACTCCGCGACGCCGACAAGTCGGTCGTCCTCGGCGCGCTCCGGGGGCGCGAGAAGACCGCCGAGAACGTCCTGCGGGCGGCCGGGCGACAGGACCCCTCGATGGACGGCGTCGAGTCCGACGCGGCCGCCTCCGCGGCGGCGACCGCCGGGAGCGACGGGGAGGCGACCGACGACGGCGGCCAGGCCACGTTCGGTGATTTCTCGTGA